A stretch of Bacteroidota bacterium DNA encodes these proteins:
- a CDS encoding nuclear transport factor 2 family protein has translation MEQKHPLPPFNLETAMQKVQMAEDAWNTKDPEKVSLAYTVHTEWRNRDLFIHGREEVTQFLIAKWEKELDYKLKKELWAFTDNRIAVRFEYEWHNQTGQWFRSYGNENWEFDENGFMKKRFASINDLPINETDRRLK, from the coding sequence ATGGAACAAAAGCATCCACTGCCACCGTTTAACCTTGAAACGGCCATGCAGAAAGTACAAATGGCAGAAGATGCCTGGAATACTAAAGATCCTGAAAAGGTTTCGTTAGCTTATACAGTTCACACAGAATGGAGAAACAGGGATCTTTTCATTCATGGTCGGGAAGAAGTAACGCAATTCTTAATTGCTAAATGGGAAAAGGAGTTAGACTATAAACTTAAAAAAGAGTTGTGGGCTTTTACTGACAACAGAATTGCAGTTCGTTTTGAATACGAGTGGCACAATCAGACCGGACAATGGTTTCGTTCTTACGGCAACGAAAATTGGGAGTTTGACGAGAACGGCTTTATGAAAAAGCGATTTGCAAGTATTAACGACTTGCCCATTAATGAAACAGACAGACGCTTGAAATAA
- a CDS encoding T9SS type A sorting domain-containing protein, which translates to MKKFTLLMLILVASVISKAQVNLITNGSFEDFLPPCPTFAPNGEFWRAYGWQQAQPIPGLGVPHAELFCGQPNYGGCLPGPTPNVGSDGIAYAGFHTRIFAPPYNESIVQVLATPLTAGNSYTLSFDLMDCQSGFFVTGKSDFCVYANFDTLIPPCPKDSPNVVLLGCVPFDSISNVAWKRHSFTFTAPFFCNVLAFSGENCNVAEIYYYLDSVTLYENNGVPVVAALASSDTVFCEKQCIDFFDLSQNTPTSWQWNFTGASPSTSALQNPTGICYNNYGSFDVQLIACNGAGCDTIAYSNFITEYQSPVVTITIAGDTLYAPPGYSYTWYQTGFPANVLGTSFNFVPSVAGTYYVVATDSLGCEVSSNTISVTVGLNELINSHPDFVFVRSEQMIFVKLLSSNKYFQARIIDLTGRIISEVNSFNKSEVNFDVSGLAKGMYLLQLISVQEHATTKFIR; encoded by the coding sequence ATGAAAAAATTTACCTTATTAATGTTGATTTTAGTTGCAAGTGTAATATCAAAGGCACAAGTGAATTTAATAACCAATGGAAGTTTCGAAGATTTTCTTCCACCATGTCCAACATTTGCACCCAATGGTGAGTTTTGGCGCGCATATGGATGGCAGCAAGCGCAGCCTATACCAGGTTTAGGTGTGCCACATGCAGAACTGTTTTGCGGGCAGCCAAACTATGGGGGGTGCTTACCCGGACCAACACCCAATGTTGGTAGCGATGGTATTGCCTATGCAGGTTTTCATACCCGTATTTTTGCACCGCCTTATAATGAGTCTATTGTACAAGTGTTAGCTACACCATTAACTGCTGGTAATTCTTACACCTTGTCATTTGATTTAATGGATTGTCAATCAGGTTTTTTTGTAACCGGAAAATCTGATTTTTGTGTTTATGCTAATTTTGATACGTTAATTCCCCCTTGTCCTAAGGATAGCCCCAACGTTGTATTATTAGGTTGTGTTCCATTTGATTCTATTTCCAATGTGGCATGGAAACGGCACAGCTTCACCTTTACAGCTCCTTTCTTTTGCAATGTTCTTGCATTTTCAGGTGAGAACTGTAATGTGGCTGAGATATATTATTACCTCGATAGTGTAACCTTGTATGAGAATAATGGTGTGCCTGTGGTGGCCGCATTAGCATCAAGCGATACAGTTTTTTGCGAAAAGCAATGCATCGATTTTTTCGATCTCTCGCAAAACACTCCAACTTCCTGGCAATGGAATTTTACGGGTGCATCGCCCAGTACAAGTGCATTGCAAAACCCTACAGGAATTTGCTATAACAACTATGGTAGTTTTGATGTGCAATTAATAGCATGTAATGGTGCAGGTTGTGATACCATTGCCTATTCTAATTTTATTACAGAGTACCAAAGCCCTGTAGTTACTATTACGATTGCCGGGGATACCTTGTATGCTCCACCGGGATATAGCTATACATGGTATCAAACCGGTTTTCCGGCTAATGTATTGGGTACCTCATTTAATTTTGTGCCTTCTGTTGCAGGAACCTATTATGTGGTTGCTACTGATAGTTTAGGTTGCGAAGTTTCAAGCAATACCATTAGTGTAACTGTTGGTTTAAACGAATTAATTAATAGCCATCCCGATTTTGTATTTGTAAGAAGCGAGCAAATGATTTTTGTGAAACTACTAAGTTCTAATAAATATTTTCAAGCAAGAATAATTGATTTAACTGGCCGTATTATTTCGGAAGTAAATAGCTTCAATAAAAGCGAAGTAAATTTTGATGTAAGCGGACTTGCAAAAGGAATGTATTTGTTGCAACTGATAAGTGTTCAAGAGCATGCAACCACCAAATTTATCAGATAA